In one Rhopalosiphum padi isolate XX-2018 chromosome 3, ASM2088224v1, whole genome shotgun sequence genomic region, the following are encoded:
- the LOC132927296 gene encoding actin-related protein 2/3 complex subunit 5-B, whose product MSENTRSSAFRKIDVDQFNENFKDDEQTENQSTTAIPDESEITTMINQGRFADALKSALKNAPLGSKNQQLRDNALNVVMKVLLATKLSQIDEVVAQLDIDMVDILMKYIYKGFEKSNEKKSSHLLMWHEKAYALGGAGSIIRVLTDRKRV is encoded by the exons ATGTCTGAGAACACAAGAAGTTCTGCATTCAGAAAAATCGACGTCGATCAATTCAATGAGAATTTCAAAGATGACGAGCAAACGGAAAATCAATCGACGACTGCCATTCCAGACGAATCCGAAATTACAACTATGATTAACCA agGTCGTTTTGCTGATGCTTTAAAATCTGCATTGAAAAATGCCCCTTTAGGATcaaaaaatcaacaattaagg gacaaTGCCTTAAATGTTGTAATGAAAGTTCTTCTGGCCACCAAATTATCACAAATAGATGAAGTTGTTGCTCAATTAGATATTGACATGGTAGATATTCTTATGAAGTATATTTACAAAGGGTTTGAAAAATCAAATGAGAAAAAAAGCAGTCATCTCCTCATGTGGCACGAAAAAGCCTATGCTCTTGGAGGAGCTGGTAGTATAATCAGAGTACTTACTGATCGCAAAAGAGTGTAA